The Anaerotignum propionicum DSM 1682 sequence TCCATGGCGGCCTTTTTTAATACCATTTCCCGTTCTTCTTCTAATCTATTTATTTCCCCATCCGCCAGAATATATTTGTCCAAATCATAGGTATTGTGGAAACGGCTTCCTTGAAAATAGGAATGGGCACCTAAACCCATGCCTAAATAGGGTGTGGTCTGCCAATATATTTTGTTATGCCTGCTCTCTCGCCCCAATTTGGAAAAATTTGAAATTTCATATTGATAATAGCCTTTTTCAGCTAAAAAAGCCACCGCATAATGATACATCTCTCTGTCCAGCACTTCCTCTGTTTCCACAAGCTCGCCTTTTTCAAATCTTTCATAAAAAGGTGTTCCTTCTTCAATGATTAGGCTGTATGCCGAAATATGTTCCGGATTCAAATCCGTAATTTTCTCAAGAGTCTCCTTCCAATCCGTAAAGGTTTGCGTTGGCAAAGCAAACATAAGATCAACATTAATATCGTCAAAACCTGCTTTTCTTGCATTTTGAAAATTATCCACAAATTCTTCTATGGTATGGATGCGTCCTAAAGTGGATAACAGTCGGTTTTGCCATGCCTGAACGCCCATGCTTAAGCGATTAAAGCCCATTTTTCGCAATGCCTCACCCATTTTACCATGGATGGTACCGGGATTGGCTTCAATGGTGATCTCTGCATCCTCAACAATGGTAAAAGAAGCGTTTATCTTTGTCAGCAGTCTTTCGAGTAAATCTTCAGAAAGCACTGTGGGTGTTCCACCGCCAAAAAAAATAGATGAAACTTGAAAACCCCTGGTTTTTTCTCCACGCTTTTCTATTTCCTGCTCCAATGCATAGACGTATGCTTCAAATTTATCCTCCATGTTTCCAAAGGAAGGAAAATCGCAGTAAAGACACTTTCTTTTGCAAAAGGGAATATGCACATATATCCCTATATTTTTCATCATAGCTCATCCTTTCTTTCCCATATCATAGCATAGGCTTTCCTTGAAAAAAAAGGAGAATTTGTGCTATAATTTTTAATTGTGGAAAATAAATCAATATATTTTATCGATAAATTCTGAAACTGCGAGGTCTTTCCTATGAGTGCTTTTCATGAAATGAAAGAGGAGATAACAGCATTTTTTAATCGCAATCTGGTTCTTAAACTTTTTAAATGGATCAGTGTAATTTTATTCCCATTGTATCTTACCTTAGCAGTAAACTATCTGTCCTTTGGAAATACAACACAATTGTATACACTATTTACGAAAGATATAGGTTCCTTTGCCTTTGGCTTACTATTGGTTTGGTTGGCCTTTCTCTTTTTTGCCGCAGTGATACCTAATTTATCCTTAGCGGCACTGGTCACCGCCATTCTATTTATTAGTTTTTCCTTAGTTGATTATTTTAAATTTGCTATTTTAGAAGTCCATTTTTTCCCGTGGGATATTTATCTGGCACGAAATGCTTCAAGTTTTGGAGAGTTTCTAAGTACCATTGTGATACCTGAATCCCTTTGGGAGATTCTTTTCAGCACATTATTTTATTGTATCTTACTTTTTCTGTTAGCTCCCAAAATCTCTATGAAATGGAGATTTCGTGTATTGACCTCCCCTTTATTTTTTGTGGGTTTTATTCTGCTTATGACGAACCATACCGTTCAGCAAGGTTTGTCTCCTTTTTTAGGAATCTCATCTGAAAAACCAGCAGATCAAAATACGTTTTACGCTGAGCATGGCTTTCTAACTGCCTTTTGCCTAAACTTTGGCAGTGTTCAAAATACAAATGTACCGCAAAATTATAGCAAAAGTTATATAAAGAACGCCTTTGAAAAATATCTGCCTAATCAGAACAGCGGAGAAACCTTTCAAAACCCCGATATTGTTGTAGTGCTTTCCGAGGCTTTTTGGGATCCTACTGTTTTAAATGGCGTTACCTTCTCTGATGACCCTTTAAAAAATTTTAGAAAAATTACGAAATCAAACCCAAGCGGTAAAATGATTTCCCCAACCTTTGGTGGTGGCACCGTTCGTCCTGAATTTGAGATTTTGACAGGCATGTCCACCAGCGCTTTGCCCCCGGGAAACATTCCTTATCAGCAGTATGTAAAAAAGGATATTTTCTCATACCCCAGAGTTTATAAAAATCTTGGCTATGATACAATCGGCCTACATACCTATCAAAAAACCTTTTATGATCGCGCTAAAGCATATCCCCTTATGGGTTTCGATGATTTTTTAGGGGAATATGACCTTCATGCGGAACAGCATTGGAACAGCGGACCATATATTACCGATGAAACCATTGCTGAGGAGATTGTATATCAGTTGGAACAACCCCATGATGTAGGGGTATTTGTAATGGCAATTACTATGGAAAATCACAGCATGTATCAAAATAAATTCGATGAAAAGGATAAGGTTATTAAAGTGAGTGGTGATAACCTTACTTCCCAGCAGATTTTGACCTTGGAAAACTATGCCGCAGGTGTGAGAGATTCTGATCGTGCATTAAAAGCAATTTATGATTATGTTATGAGCCGAGAGAAACCCACAATTGTACTGTGGTATGGAGACCATCTGCCAACGCTGGGGGATGATTTTGATCCCTATCTGGCGACCGATACCATTTCCTGCCCAACAGCGGCACAGTGGTCGGAGGAGGAGAAGCATATCATGTTTTCTACCCCCTATTTGATTTTCACAAATTATGATACAGGAAGAGCATATTTGGCAGACAACCAATCTGTTTCGCCCTTTCTGTTGCCTGCTCTTATGGCAGACTACATAGATGCTCCCCAGTGCCTGCAAACAAATTTCTTATTGGAATTGTATCGTACATGCCCTATTATGAGTAAATATTATAACTTCTACTCCCCCAATGCCGATAAAACCAAGCGGGAACAAATACGGGAGCTTCATGAACTCATGACTTATGATATGCTCATTGGCAAAAACTATATTTCAGAAATAAAGTAACCTATTTTCACAGAATCCACCCCTATGCTTTAAAGAAAATCCATATCTCAGAGCATAGGGTTTTTCATGCAAAAAAGAGTGTTTTCTAATGCTAGAAACACTCCTTTCGCAATGCTTTTGTCTCTTCTATTTAAAACCATCTGACCCTCATAAGCATATGAATTTTATATAATATTATGATCTTCAACTTGAAAACATAGAACGCTATTGCCACTCTTTTCATAACGTGAAGTTGTGATATAAAGCAAAGATTTTTTATCTCTTTATTCTTGAAAACGCACCATCCCATACAACGGATTGATACCCTTCTCTATCTGTGTCCCCTTCGGTACTAAAGCACAATATCTTGGCATTTTCATCAAGTTTTAATTTCTCTCTCCACTCTCTCAAATGGGGATTTCTCATAATTTCCCCAACAATCCCAAAGGTTACTGCACCGCTTTCTCCTGAAATAATACGTCCATCCCCCTTTGTAGGGTTTCCCAAAATACGCATTCCCTGTGCTGCTACATAATCAGGACAGGAGATAAAATTGTCTCCATACTCCTTCAAGATTTCCCATCCAATACTGCAAGGCTCGCCACAGGCCAAACCTGCCATAATAGTGTCCATCTCACCTGTCACATAGTGGAGTTTTCCATCCCTTGCCTCTGCGGTACGATAAATGCAATCTGCCTTATTTGGCTCAACAATGGTTATGATGGGACAGTCTTCTTTATATATTGCGGCAAAAAAAGCTGTTACTGCCCCAGCCATAGAACCCACACCGGCTTGCAAAAAAATATGAGTTGGCTTTTCCGACATCTGGGTATATGCCTCGTAAGCCATGGTTCCATACCCTTGCATAATCCATAAAGGAATATCCTCATAGCCTTTCCATGCTGTATCCTGCACCATGATCCAGCCTTTTTCCTCTGCTTGCCTATGGGCAAAACGAACAGCATCATCATAATTCATATTTGTAATGGAAGCCTCTGCTCCCTCCGCCAAAATGTTTTCCAAACGCTCAATTGCACTACCCTTGGGCATATAAACCACAGCCTTTTGCTTTAGGGTTTTTGCAGTCCAAGCAACCCCTCTGCCGTGATTTCCATCCGTGGTCGTAACAAAGGTCATCTCTCCTAAAACATTTCTTGTTTCCTCAGAAATCAAATCATTGTATGTAAAAGCATCTATGCCTCTGCCCATTTTTTGTGCCATGAAATTT is a genomic window containing:
- a CDS encoding LTA synthase family protein; the protein is MSAFHEMKEEITAFFNRNLVLKLFKWISVILFPLYLTLAVNYLSFGNTTQLYTLFTKDIGSFAFGLLLVWLAFLFFAAVIPNLSLAALVTAILFISFSLVDYFKFAILEVHFFPWDIYLARNASSFGEFLSTIVIPESLWEILFSTLFYCILLFLLAPKISMKWRFRVLTSPLFFVGFILLMTNHTVQQGLSPFLGISSEKPADQNTFYAEHGFLTAFCLNFGSVQNTNVPQNYSKSYIKNAFEKYLPNQNSGETFQNPDIVVVLSEAFWDPTVLNGVTFSDDPLKNFRKITKSNPSGKMISPTFGGGTVRPEFEILTGMSTSALPPGNIPYQQYVKKDIFSYPRVYKNLGYDTIGLHTYQKTFYDRAKAYPLMGFDDFLGEYDLHAEQHWNSGPYITDETIAEEIVYQLEQPHDVGVFVMAITMENHSMYQNKFDEKDKVIKVSGDNLTSQQILTLENYAAGVRDSDRALKAIYDYVMSREKPTIVLWYGDHLPTLGDDFDPYLATDTISCPTAAQWSEEEKHIMFSTPYLIFTNYDTGRAYLADNQSVSPFLLPALMADYIDAPQCLQTNFLLELYRTCPIMSKYYNFYSPNADKTKREQIRELHELMTYDMLIGKNYISEIK
- the dpaL gene encoding diaminopropionate ammonia-lyase, which translates into the protein MKEEFKLVQYQRLGRQKGDLSQFCLEKAKRVQEFHNSFPIYQKTPLVSFQNTAKELGLGNIFIKDESFRFGLNAFKVLGGSFAIGNFMAQKMGRGIDAFTYNDLISEETRNVLGEMTFVTTTDGNHGRGVAWTAKTLKQKAVVYMPKGSAIERLENILAEGAEASITNMNYDDAVRFAHRQAEEKGWIMVQDTAWKGYEDIPLWIMQGYGTMAYEAYTQMSEKPTHIFLQAGVGSMAGAVTAFFAAIYKEDCPIITIVEPNKADCIYRTAEARDGKLHYVTGEMDTIMAGLACGEPCSIGWEILKEYGDNFISCPDYVAAQGMRILGNPTKGDGRIISGESGAVTFGIVGEIMRNPHLREWREKLKLDENAKILCFSTEGDTDREGYQSVVWDGAFSRIKR
- the hemW gene encoding radical SAM family heme chaperone HemW, coding for MKNIGIYVHIPFCKRKCLYCDFPSFGNMEDKFEAYVYALEQEIEKRGEKTRGFQVSSIFFGGGTPTVLSEDLLERLLTKINASFTIVEDAEITIEANPGTIHGKMGEALRKMGFNRLSMGVQAWQNRLLSTLGRIHTIEEFVDNFQNARKAGFDDINVDLMFALPTQTFTDWKETLEKITDLNPEHISAYSLIIEEGTPFYERFEKGELVETEEVLDREMYHYAVAFLAEKGYYQYEISNFSKLGRESRHNKIYWQTTPYLGMGLGAHSYFQGSRFHNTYDLDKYILADGEINRLEEEREMVLKKAAMEEFMFLGLRLTEGVSFKVFFERFGVEMTEVYSKVISDFLESDLLRQTEEGIALTQRGIDLSNQVFAEFLLDE